The stretch of DNA TTCCACCACTTGCCTCATGGTTGGTCGAACATCCTTGTCTTCTTCAACACATTGCAAAGCCAGTTtaactaaaattattattttgtccttaTCAAACTCACCCAATTCCAACATAGTTGGATCAATTATTTCTTCAATCCTTGATGCAAAAATACCATCTTCTCCATTCATCTTTTCCCTCACCCAAGTTACCAATCTCCCATGTTGATCTCCTATTCCTCCTCCGTAATCATAAATCTGCATGTCTGTCGATTTTCTCCCAGTAACTAATTCCAATACCACCATTCCATAACTATACACATCCACTTTAGAGGTAATCGGAAGATTATACACCCACTCAGGCGCCATGTAACCCCTTGTACCTCGAATCCTAGAGAAGCTTGGATCGAGAGACTCACCTCTGTTTAGCAGCTTTGATAGTCCAAAATCCGCAACCTTTGGATTGTAATTAGAGTCCAAAAGAATGTTCTCAGGCTTCACATCACAGTGCAAAACCCACTCTAAGCATTCATCATGCAAATATGCGAGTCCTTTCGACGTCCCCATTGCTATGGCAAACCGCTTCTCCCAATCGAGTACTATGCTGTTTGAGCTTTTCAAATTATCTGCTAGAGATCCATGTTCCATGTACTCATACACCAACATTTTATGCTGTCCTTCTACACAATAACCCCACATCTCAATCAAGTTCATGTGGTTCAACCTCCCAATCGTGCTCACTTCAGCTAGGAATTCAGCTTCACCTCCGGTAGTGTCTGTCAGTCGCTTGATTGCCGCGACACGACCGTCTGATAGTACACCCCTGTACACAGTGCCTCCGCCTCCACTCCCGACTGAGTTGCGGAATCCAGCcgtagctttcctcagctctgcatatgtaaatttttgaaaccGTGTAGCAGCAGCAAGGGTGTAACCATGGGAGTCATCTCTGCTCTCTTTTCTTGTCAAATACAAGAAGCAAAGCACTATAGAAATCAATACCAGTTCCATCCCTCCCAATGCAATGGCCATCCAAACAAAAACCTTCAAGCGTCCATTTTCTTTGGCCTTATTGTACGTTCTTTGAAGCATCACCATcttgggagaagaagaagaacaattaTGATCTCCTTCATTTTTTCTCTGAAAAGAGGAAATCATTGCTCTAGGGAGTCTTATATAGACATCTCCTGGGAAAGAAGAAGTGTGAGCTCCATTAACCAGTAGATGCTTAGTATAGCATCTAGAAGCCTGAAAATTGTTGTTACTCATATGAAATTGGATACCTTTGCAATCGGACACGTTCAAACACTGTTCTTTACATTGTTTTAAGGAAAGATTCTCATAGTAGAACTTGTCGTAGCCATAGAACTCAGCGTTGGCAATGCGGTGAAAACTGGTGTCCCGTGTATACCTCCATTCGAATTCCGGTTCACACCCAAAGGCCCAATCTGAAGAATTTTTCACCTTATATCCAGGCACACAATAGCAACTCCTTCCTAAAACGTGATCGTAATAGCACATACTATTGGGTCCACAAATTCCATGAATACTACATGGAATGGATATAGCTTGCCAAGTAACATTCCACGTTTTATTTTCTATGTCAAAACTATATAGTCGAAGATTTCCGTCCGTATCAAGAGTTAACCGCCGGTTAACCTTAACACCGTAATCAGAGGATAAAAACACGAGATTATCCGATGAAGCAAAGTCACCAGTAGAGGTAAACACTGCATTTTTGGTGTTGTTGTATGTAAATCTTCCAGTCTGAAATGGCCCGAGCCAAGGAGCTGGCCAGTACACACTTGATACGAGCGGGTCGGGACCTTGAAAACGCAAGCGGAGGATGTTGTCATCGTCAAAATAAAAGTTATAGTATCCAGAAGAATAGTTGGTCTGGGATTTTGAAGACACAAGGTTGGTGTTCATGGTGAAATTTTGGTTAGGAAGAAGTGTATCTGTGGGGAATTTGAAGCTTTCCCAGTAAGTAACATGTTTACCAAACACAGCGCTTCTGAGAACAAGGTTTCCGGAATCATCGAGCTGCAGTTTTACAGCAAGGCCGGCGTCGAACCTGGTCCCCAGTCCCAGTGTCGTGTCGGTACTCCATACTTGATCTCTGCCTATGTCAAGCAAGACAAGATTACCGTTTTCAGTCAGCAAAAGTTTTGACCCTCTTCCGTTGACTGGTTGGTCTCGATTGGCCATCCAAACTATGGTGGGAACAGAGGACTTGGTAAACCACACACTAAAGCAGAATGCATTTTCCCCAACAGGGTAAAATCCTGCCGAGAAATCTCCGTTTGATGAAACCAAAATGTCAGTGTctgcattttcaacacttagggATGAACCTTGCTTCAGAGTATTGCTAGTAGAGATTGTTGTGGATGAACATAATGTTGATTgaacgaaaagaagaataagaaagtaaagaatatttttatgcAAGATTTGGTTCATTATTGCCTAATTTAATGAACTAGTCATAATTTCTTATGCATTTTTATATATAGACTACTGAATGATACGAATGTAGGAGTCCTAGTCCACACGTTAACTGAATGAACTTTCAGTGCATATATACAAGGTAAATGTCTTTAATTAATTTCCATATTCAAATCGGCAGATTTTACTATTGACTCTTAACACAGTTTGTGGTGACCGAGAAAATCTAATGGGAACAAAAGTAATGTCAAAGATTCTGGTTGGCGATATCAATCAAGGTTGAAATAATTGGAGTTGGGAGAGAAACCACTCAACATTTTCCGTTGGAAAGACGGCACTGACTCACAAGTCACAACCACGAAACATATTCAAGGTGACTCTGACTTTGGGCAGTAATAAATCGCTGGTGTTGACAAGGTATTACTATCTTGCTCTTTTGTGAATGAGGGGTGTGATTATTAACAATGTCACGGGGCTCTCGTTTCCTATTAACTGTATATTATTAAAGTAAACTGGTTAACAAAGCACGAAGTGCATATGTAtactaattttgaaaattttattatatattttttttattagtacaacaaaacacaattttttttttattacatataaaaaataataaaattacaacttaataccaaatatattaaaagtacatataaatagcaaaaaaaacatcattaaatttcttatatat from Cannabis sativa cultivar Pink pepper isolate KNU-18-1 chromosome 2, ASM2916894v1, whole genome shotgun sequence encodes:
- the LOC115719169 gene encoding putative receptor protein kinase ZmPK1, which encodes MNQILHKNILYFLILLFVQSTLCSSTTISTSNTLKQGSSLSVENADTDILVSSNGDFSAGFYPVGENAFCFSVWFTKSSVPTIVWMANRDQPVNGRGSKLLLTENGNLVLLDIGRDQVWSTDTTLGLGTRFDAGLAVKLQLDDSGNLVLRSAVFGKHVTYWESFKFPTDTLLPNQNFTMNTNLVSSKSQTNYSSGYYNFYFDDDNILRLRFQGPDPLVSSVYWPAPWLGPFQTGRFTYNNTKNAVFTSTGDFASSDNLVFLSSDYGVKVNRRLTLDTDGNLRLYSFDIENKTWNVTWQAISIPCSIHGICGPNSMCYYDHVLGRSCYCVPGYKVKNSSDWAFGCEPEFEWRYTRDTSFHRIANAEFYGYDKFYYENLSLKQCKEQCLNVSDCKGIQFHMSNNNFQASRCYTKHLLVNGAHTSSFPGDVYIRLPRAMISSFQRKNEGDHNCSSSSPKMVMLQRTYNKAKENGRLKVFVWMAIALGGMELVLISIVLCFLYLTRKESRDDSHGYTLAAATRFQKFTYAELRKATAGFRNSVGSGGGGTVYRGVLSDGRVAAIKRLTDTTGGEAEFLAEVSTIGRLNHMNLIEMWGYCVEGQHKMLVYEYMEHGSLADNLKSSNSIVLDWEKRFAIAMGTSKGLAYLHDECLEWVLHCDVKPENILLDSNYNPKVADFGLSKLLNRGESLDPSFSRIRGTRGYMAPEWVYNLPITSKVDVYSYGMVVLELVTGRKSTDMQIYDYGGGIGDQHGRLVTWVREKMNGEDGIFASRIEEIIDPTMLELGEFDKDKIIILVKLALQCVEEDKDVRPTMRQVVEMLQCYEDERAVLFY